A window of Caldicoprobacter guelmensis genomic DNA:
ATCGCCGATGCCGGCAACCAAAACATTATACTGTGCGAGAGGGGGATTCGCACTTTTGAGACGGCGACGCGCAACACCATGGACATCAACGCCATTCCGGTGGTTAAGGAGCTTTCCCACCTTCCTATTATAGCCGACCCAAGCCATGGTACAGGAAACTGGAGATGGGTGGAGGCGGTAGCAAAGGCTTTTGTAGCCGCCGGGGCAGATGGGCTCATGATAGAGGTGCATCCCGACCCTGCCAATGCGGCCAGCGACGGAGCGCAGTCCCTCCACCCGGATAAGTTTGCCCAATTGATGGAGGCGCTAAAGCCAGTGGCGCAGGCAGTTGGGCGTGAGCTTTAGTCTGTAGTGCTGTTTCAATGTTGATTTGTCGGTAAAGATGCCTGCTGTACAAGCAATTGTAACTTTTTTCGTCGCCATTTTGCAATTTTCGTAGGTTAAAAGATGTGTTGCTATACAAGCAACTGTAATCTCTCTTGTGATGTGGTATTGCTAACAAGGGGTTACCCGACAGATTCGGCGTAAGAGAAAGCAAAATTGGAGAAAAGGGATGAATCATCTTAAGGGATATGGTAAAATATCTTAAAAGGCATACAGTTGCTGGCTATACCATAAATTTTAGTATAATACGATGTTGTGATATGCGGTGAGGTGTTTTTTTGTATTATAGTAATATTTATAGGAAGTGGGCGTATTTAATATTTTTGAAGAAATAATTACCAAACGAGGTTATATCAATCGTTTTAAAACCACTTGTACTTCTACAAAACATTTTTACTTTTTAGGCAACCACAAAGTGCTTAATTTTAGTGTATTGGCAAATGTTATCTCATATATTGAAAATGCGTCCATAGGAAGTGGGTGGCTTGTAAAAGTGGTGGAGCTTACGGGTGTCATAGAGGAAGTGGTGTTTCGCAATGACGACAACGGCTTTACCGTCATAGAGGTGCGGGATGATGAAACCAGGCTGCTGGTGACGGCGGTGGGCAGCCTGCCCTATGCCAATGTGGGCGAGAAAGTGCAAATCGTGGGCGAGTGGACTATGCATCCCGATTATGGCCAGCAGCTTAAAATTCATGCCATGAAGAGCGTCGTGCCTTCTACTTTAGACGGCCTTGAAAAATACCTTGCATCAGGGCTTATAAAAGGGGTAGGGCCATCCACCGCCAGGAAGCTCATCGAGCGCTTTGGCATGGATGTGTTAAAGGTGATAGAATTTCATTCCGAGCGCCTCACAGAGGTAGAGGGGATTGGTCCTGCGCGCGCCGAGATGATAGTCGCTTCCTATGCCGAGCACAGGGAAATCAGGGAAGTCATGATGTTCCTTCAGTCCTATGGCATCACCACCACTTACGCCATAAAGATATACAAAATGTACGGCAATGACGCCATCGGCATCATAAAGGAAAATCCCTATCGTCTGGCCGATGAGGTAGCGGGCATAGGGTTTAAAACTGCCGACAAGATAGCGCAAAACATGGGCGTGGCTTTTGACTCGCCATACCGTATTGAGGCGGGGGTAAAATACGTGCTTTCCCAGGCGGCGGCTGATGGGCATACCTATTTGCCCAGGGATGTTGCGGTGGAACAGGCTTCCCTTTTGCTGGGAGTGGACAAAGGCCTGGTCGAAAACGCCATTACGTCCCTTGCCCTTAAACAGTCGGCCTTTTTGGAGAATATCGAAGGTCAGACGGCGGTGTATCTTGCGCCTTTTTATTACGCTGAGGTGGGCGTGTGCAGGCGACTCGTTGAGCTGTCCATGGTGGATGTGAGGCCGGCTGAGTTTGACTTGGAGGATATGCTCAGGAGATTTCAGAAAGAGGAAGGCATACTCCTGGCGCTCAAGCAGCGTGAAGCCGTGATGGAAGCCTTATCGAACGGTGTGACGGTCATAACAGGTGGGCCCGGTACCGGCAAAACTACTATTATAAACTGCATCATAAAGTTGATGGAGCAGCAGGGGATGACTGTGGTGCTGGCGGCTCCTACCGGCAGGGCTGCAAAGCGCATGACCGAGGCCACCGGCCGAGAGGCTAGGACAATACACCGGTTGCTGGAATACAGCTACGGCAATGAAGGCCCTTATTTTCAGAGGGATGAAGACAATCCTATACTGGCTGATGCGGTGATAATAGACGAGGTATCCATGGTGGATGTGCTCCTTATGAACCACCTTTTGAAGGCCCTAGTGCCTGGCACGCGGCTGATCCTGGTGGGGGATGTGGACCAGTTGCCTTCGGTAGGGCCGGGCAACGTGCTTAAGGATATAATCACAAGCGGGATTATAAAAGTGGTGCGTTTAACCGAGATCTTCAGGCAAGCCCAGGAGAGCATGATAGTGCTCAACGCTCACAGGATTAACCAGGGATTGGTGCCCCAACTTAACGTAAAGGGCGGCGATTTCTTCTTTGTAAGGCGTGAGACACCGCAGCAGATATTGAATACCGTTCTGGAACTCATATGCCGGAGGTTACCTGCTTTTGGAGATTACAATCCATTGAAGGACATACAGGTGCTTGTGCCTATGCGCAAAGGCGATATTGGAGTTAACAATCTGAATACCGAGCTGCAAAGGGTGCTCAATCCCCCGTCGCATGAAAAGCAGGAAAAGCTATTTCGAAACACATTGTTCAGGGAAGGCGATAAGGTAATGCAGATCAAAAACAATTACCGCACATCGTGGAAGAGGAAGGTTTACGGTAAGGTGGTGGAGGAGGGTGAAGGGGTCTTCAACGGCGATATAGGCTACATCGCTGCCATAGACCATGAAGAGCAGAGCGTAACCGTTGTATTTGATGACGACAGGGAAGTGGTGTATGATTTTTCCCAGCTGGACGAGCTGGAGCTTGCCTATGCCATATCCATTCATAAGAGCCAGGGCAGCGAGTTTCCGGTGGTCATCATCCCCCTGGCGTGGGGGCCGCCCATGCTCATGACCCGCAATCTGCTCTATACAGCGGTGACCAGGGCCCGGGAGATGGTGGTCATAGTGGGGCGAGAACGGGCCATCGAGGCCATGGTGAGGAACGACTACGTGGAAAAGCGGTATTCGGGACTTATGCATCATTTCAGGAAACTGTTTGCGGCACCACATTTTTCAATTAAAGGGGTTTGAGATAGAAACCGGCAAAATACACTTTTTGGTTTATAGGAAAATTAGAGGTGTATAAGCCCAAAATTTCTATGTCATCATATTAAAAAATTGAAACAGGTGGTGCTGTTGAATCTGTTTGCAATTAAGGAAGCTATTCTCGATATACTGTATCCCCAGAACATAGCTTGTATCCTGTGCCGGCAAAGGGTTAGGGACATAGACGACAAAGGGGTTTGCAGGGCATGTGCTGATGCACTCCCGGTCATTGTCCCGCCGGTGTGTCCTAAGTGTGGCAGGCCAGTGGTTGAGGAGGGCATATGCAACGATTGTGCCTATGTGCTCTATCATTTTGAGCAGGCCGTATCTGTCCTGCACTATACTCCTGAGATAAAACAGCTCATACACCGTTTTAAGTACGGCGGCGTGTCGTATCTCAGCCGTACACTGGGGTGGTGGATGGTTCAGGCCTTTGAGCAGCGTTGCAACTGGAATGTGGACGTCATTGTGCCAGTACCGCTGCATTCAAGGAGGCAGCGCCAGAGAGGGTTTAATCAATCGGCGTTGCTGGCTCGAGAGCTGGGGAGATACATCGGCGTGACGGTGAACGAGGATGTGCTCGTTCGTAAGAAGTATACGTCCCCACAAGCAGGGCTTAGTAAATTCCAGCGCATGCAAAACTTGCAAGGTGCCTTTGAGGTTAAGGCGCCTGAAGCAGTGCGGGACAAGTCGGTTTTGCTGATAGACGACGTGTTTACCACAGGTAGTACGGTTGACGAGTGCAGCAGGGTGCTGCTTGAGGCGGGAGCCCGAAAGGTGTATGTGTTTACGTTGGCTACTGGCCGTTAGGCTTTATTTTAGGACACTCTCGAAAAGTAGCCGGGTCATGTAGGCATAACGATAGATTTTGTAGGACAACCTTCCAGAATAATTTGGGGGTAAAGTCTCTGGGCCGAACCTTCAAACAAGCCAAAATGAAGCTCCCGGACTTTTCGAGGGCGTACTTTTATTTATAAGGGGTGAGGAAACATGGATATTCGCAATTGTAAACGATGCAACAGGCTGTTTCAGTATAATGGTATAAAGTACTGTCCTAGCTGTGTTATGGAGCTGGACGAGATGTACAAAAAGGTGAGGGATTATTTGTACGAGCATCCCGATGCCACAATAGTCGAGGTTTCAGAGGCTACGGAGGTGGAGGAGAAGATTATTCTCGAGTTTTTGCGCGAGGGGAGGCTGGAGCTTAAAGAGCCCTCACTAGCGCTGACCTGTGAGCGGTGTGGCAAGCCCATCACCACTGGGAGGATGTGCAAGGATTGCCTTGCGGCCTTTGAAAGAGGCCTTAAAAAGGGCTTGAATGAGTCCGCCAGAAAGGTTGCTGATTTGAAGCATGAGGTGGGCAAAATACACCTGGCTGACTATATCATTAAGAAAAACAAAGAGTGAAACACATCAACAAAAAATGACTAAGCAAAGTTCTAAAATGCGCTTTAAAGGGGAAAGTACAAACTGCCCCTAAATTTTTTATGCGCTCTTGCCGATATTATATATGACTCGTGTTAAAGAGGTGAAAGGGTTTGAAGATAGATTCGACGCGCATTTCCCGCATATTGAATTTGTACGCCAGCCAGGACCTGCAGGTCCGCGGCGTTAAGAACAAAGGCGGCAAGGCCGATGAGGTGATACTGTCAAAGGAGGCTAAAGTGTTTCAAGAGGCTTTAAAGGCTGCTAAATCGGATCCTGGTGTGTGTGTGGCTAAAGTGGAGGAGATAAGGGCGCGGATTCAAAGCGGGCAGTACCGTATAGATAGCCGGAGCGTCGCTTCAAAGATGGTAGATGACTTGCTGAAACAGGATAGGTAGCATAGGGAAGCACGATTTGTATCAAGCGGTGAAGGCGAAATCGCGTGTGAGGGACTGATGTTTCATGGAGGACCTTCAAAAAATTGTTGACGTGTTGGAAAAGGAGTGCGAGCTTTACGGTATACTGCTGGAACTGTCCAAAAAGAAGACGCAGGTTATTGCAAATGCCGATATAGGTGAGCTTGAAAAGATCGTGGAGATGGAGGAGCGGCTCATATTTGAGCTGAGGAGCCTTGAGGATAAAAGAGAGGATTTGGTATCCGGTTTTGCAGAAGAGCAGGGTTTATCTTTTGAAGATGTGACGGTGTCCTATCTTGTATCGCAGTCAGAGGGTCAGATTAAGGAGAAACTCAAGCAGCTGCAGGATCGCTTGTCCGGCATAATAGAGGAGCAGAAGCAGGTAAACCAGATAAACGAGCGGCTCATCAAGAACAACCTGGAGTTTATCAATTTTTCGATAGGCTTGATCACCGGCCGGGGACAGGCAGGAAGCATATACGGTAAAACCGGAGAAGCCAGTACCAAGCAGCAGGGCCGCAGCCTGATAGACAAAAAGGTATAAAGCAGGGAGTGAGCTTCATGCGTTCTACTTTTTACGGCCTGGAGATTGCAAGGAAGGGGCTGCACGTCAACCAGGCAAATCTGGAGGTTACGGCGCACAACATCGCCAATGCCAATACAAAGGGGTATTCCCGCCAGCAGGTAATACAGAAGGCTATAGAGCCTGGGACTGGCTTGGGGCTGTTTACCACCTACGGCGGATATGCCGTGGGAGGTGGCGTTGACATACAGCAGGTGCGCCAGATACGCGATGCGTACCTGGACATGCAATACCGCAAGGAATCGACGGCTCTGGGCGAATGGGAAGTAAGGAGGGATATGCTGGCATACATCGAGGCCATATTCAACGAGCCTTCAGAGTCGGGAATAAACACGGTGCTCAACGAGTTTTTCAATGCACTTCAAGCTTTGAGCTTAAATCCTGAGGACCCGACTACCCGCGCCACGGTGCAGCAAAAGGCCCTGGCACTTACTGAGAATATAAGGAATGTCTATGTGAAGTTGGAAGAATTACAACGCGAGGCCAATCAAGCCATTATCTCATATGTAAACGATATAAATTCCTTTGCACGGGAGATAGCGGCTTTAAATGAACAGATATTCAAGTTTGAGTCTACCGGTCGACCAGCTAACGACCTGCGCGACCAGCGCAACCTGATAGTGGATAACCTGTCCAAGATAGTGCAGGTATCGGTGTATGAGGATGCCAGCGGCAGGTTCAGGGTGGACATAGCGGGGCAGACGCTGGTTAGTCATACCAAAGTCTATGAGCTGGACGTTATACCCAGAAGCAGCAGTATAAACGGCATGCCGTACCCCAAGAACAACCACGTGGATGTGGATGAGCTGGTGGAAGTGGTGTGGAAGGACACTGATGAAAGGGTCAACATCACAGGGGGCACGTTGAAGGGCTTCATCGACATGCGGGATGGCATAGGGGGTAAGGAGCAGCCATTGCCTGGGGTACCAGAGGAGCTGCTAGAGCCAGGAATGTCGAGTGGCCAGATGGGCACCTCATCCGCCAATGCCCAGTTCCAGCCTGCACCCAACCAGAACGCCGAATACGGTATACCGTACTACATGCGCATGTGGAACCTGTTTGCCCATACCCTTATGATTACTTTCAACGAAATCCACAGTCAGGGATACACATTGGACGGCAAGACCGGTGTATACTTTTTCTCGGACGGCAGTGCCAATTTTGACCCGGCTAGCGTTAGACAGCCCATAGCCAAGTTCATAACCATATCGGACGAGATAAGAAACGACTGGAACAATATCGCGGCTATTTATTTTGATGAAGAAGATAAACTTAACGGGATGGATCCCCAAAATGGGTTTGACCCGACCCAAGCCAAGGGCAACAACAAAAACATACTGAGGCTTCTCGATTTAAGGCACAAGACCTACGTGCCGGAGTGCGATAATATGGATAACTTTACCAAAGCCCTTATATCCACCCTGGGGGTAGCCAGCCGTCAAGCAGCACATATGGCTGACAACCAAGAAATCCTGGTCAATGAGATGGACAAACGGCGCCAGTCGGTATCGGGTGTGTCGCTGGATGAGGAGATGGCCAATATGGTGCGCTTCCAGCACGCCTACAACGCTTCTGCCAGGATTTTGACTGCCATTGACGAGATGCTAGAGGTGCTGATAAACAGGATGGGTGTTGTGGGAAGGTAGTTTTTGGGGCTTGCGGATAGACTTTAGAACGGAAGAAACAAGTTACTTATTTTTGGATGGAGTTTGAAGGCAAGCGAAATGCTTGAGTTATTATATGCTATATAGCTATATAAATATGGCTTGTTGTTAGTGAATTTACAAGGGAAATTTGAACTTAGAAACAGCAAAAAGGTGGTTTGAGAGATGCGTGTAACCAATGGGATGCTCATCACCAATATGATGCGTGACTATGCTAGAAATATGCGCAACCTTGAAAAGCTGCAGGGTCAGCTTTCATCCGGTAAAAGGATCTTGAAGCCGTCGGATGACCCGGTGGCGGTATCCAAGTCGCTCAAGCTGAGGGCGGACCTTGCATATAACCAGCAGTATGTGAGCAATGCCGACAACGCCATATCGTGGCTTGAGGCTACAGAGTCGGCACTCAAGGACCTGGGCGACGTGCTCCATAGGGCAAGGGAGCTAGCGGTCCAAGGCAGCAACGGGGCCCTTGCCCCCGAGGACAGGATGGCCATAGCCGACGAGATCGAGCAGCTGCAGAAACATATCGTGCAGGTAGGCAATGCCACCTATGCGGGACGGTACATATTTGCGGGGTACAGGACGGATCAACCGGCGTTTGTCGAGCAGAATGGGCAGCTTATTTATCAAGGCGACGGTGGCAAGATAGCCTTTGAGATAGGTGTTGGCAACCGCATAGAGGTGAACGTCCTAGGTGGTGATGGCGGTGCCGAGATAGACAAGATTTACGACGTGTTCGAGCGCTTTAAAAACGATCTAAGAAGCGGTGCGAATACCAACCTGGACAGCTACATCGGCGAGATAGACCAGCGCATGACCCAGATATTGTCCCAACGCTCGGCTGTGGGCGCCAAGGTAAACCGCTTTGAGCTTATTCGGGCAAGGCTAAAGGAGGAGGAGATAAACTTCACGAATCTGCTCTCGCAGAACGAGGATGTCGATATCGCCGAGGTGATAGTGCGGCTTAAAGAGGCCGAGAATG
This region includes:
- the flgM gene encoding flagellar biosynthesis anti-sigma factor FlgM; translated protein: MKIDSTRISRILNLYASQDLQVRGVKNKGGKADEVILSKEAKVFQEALKAAKSDPGVCVAKVEEIRARIQSGQYRIDSRSVASKMVDDLLKQDR
- the flgL gene encoding flagellar hook-associated protein FlgL, translated to MRVTNGMLITNMMRDYARNMRNLEKLQGQLSSGKRILKPSDDPVAVSKSLKLRADLAYNQQYVSNADNAISWLEATESALKDLGDVLHRARELAVQGSNGALAPEDRMAIADEIEQLQKHIVQVGNATYAGRYIFAGYRTDQPAFVEQNGQLIYQGDGGKIAFEIGVGNRIEVNVLGGDGGAEIDKIYDVFERFKNDLRSGANTNLDSYIGEIDQRMTQILSQRSAVGAKVNRFELIRARLKEEEINFTNLLSQNEDVDIAEVIVRLKEAENVYRASLAAGARIIMPTLVDFLR
- a CDS encoding ComF family protein encodes the protein MNLFAIKEAILDILYPQNIACILCRQRVRDIDDKGVCRACADALPVIVPPVCPKCGRPVVEEGICNDCAYVLYHFEQAVSVLHYTPEIKQLIHRFKYGGVSYLSRTLGWWMVQAFEQRCNWNVDVIVPVPLHSRRQRQRGFNQSALLARELGRYIGVTVNEDVLVRKKYTSPQAGLSKFQRMQNLQGAFEVKAPEAVRDKSVLLIDDVFTTGSTVDECSRVLLEAGARKVYVFTLATGR
- a CDS encoding TIGR03826 family flagellar region protein encodes the protein MDIRNCKRCNRLFQYNGIKYCPSCVMELDEMYKKVRDYLYEHPDATIVEVSEATEVEEKIILEFLREGRLELKEPSLALTCERCGKPITTGRMCKDCLAAFERGLKKGLNESARKVADLKHEVGKIHLADYIIKKNKE
- a CDS encoding flagellar protein FlgN, whose protein sequence is MEDLQKIVDVLEKECELYGILLELSKKKTQVIANADIGELEKIVEMEERLIFELRSLEDKREDLVSGFAEEQGLSFEDVTVSYLVSQSEGQIKEKLKQLQDRLSGIIEEQKQVNQINERLIKNNLEFINFSIGLITGRGQAGSIYGKTGEASTKQQGRSLIDKKV
- the recD2 gene encoding SF1B family DNA helicase RecD2, producing MVELTGVIEEVVFRNDDNGFTVIEVRDDETRLLVTAVGSLPYANVGEKVQIVGEWTMHPDYGQQLKIHAMKSVVPSTLDGLEKYLASGLIKGVGPSTARKLIERFGMDVLKVIEFHSERLTEVEGIGPARAEMIVASYAEHREIREVMMFLQSYGITTTYAIKIYKMYGNDAIGIIKENPYRLADEVAGIGFKTADKIAQNMGVAFDSPYRIEAGVKYVLSQAAADGHTYLPRDVAVEQASLLLGVDKGLVENAITSLALKQSAFLENIEGQTAVYLAPFYYAEVGVCRRLVELSMVDVRPAEFDLEDMLRRFQKEEGILLALKQREAVMEALSNGVTVITGGPGTGKTTIINCIIKLMEQQGMTVVLAAPTGRAAKRMTEATGREARTIHRLLEYSYGNEGPYFQRDEDNPILADAVIIDEVSMVDVLLMNHLLKALVPGTRLILVGDVDQLPSVGPGNVLKDIITSGIIKVVRLTEIFRQAQESMIVLNAHRINQGLVPQLNVKGGDFFFVRRETPQQILNTVLELICRRLPAFGDYNPLKDIQVLVPMRKGDIGVNNLNTELQRVLNPPSHEKQEKLFRNTLFREGDKVMQIKNNYRTSWKRKVYGKVVEEGEGVFNGDIGYIAAIDHEEQSVTVVFDDDREVVYDFSQLDELELAYAISIHKSQGSEFPVVIIPLAWGPPMLMTRNLLYTAVTRAREMVVIVGRERAIEAMVRNDYVEKRYSGLMHHFRKLFAAPHFSIKGV
- the flgK gene encoding flagellar hook-associated protein FlgK, producing MRSTFYGLEIARKGLHVNQANLEVTAHNIANANTKGYSRQQVIQKAIEPGTGLGLFTTYGGYAVGGGVDIQQVRQIRDAYLDMQYRKESTALGEWEVRRDMLAYIEAIFNEPSESGINTVLNEFFNALQALSLNPEDPTTRATVQQKALALTENIRNVYVKLEELQREANQAIISYVNDINSFAREIAALNEQIFKFESTGRPANDLRDQRNLIVDNLSKIVQVSVYEDASGRFRVDIAGQTLVSHTKVYELDVIPRSSSINGMPYPKNNHVDVDELVEVVWKDTDERVNITGGTLKGFIDMRDGIGGKEQPLPGVPEELLEPGMSSGQMGTSSANAQFQPAPNQNAEYGIPYYMRMWNLFAHTLMITFNEIHSQGYTLDGKTGVYFFSDGSANFDPASVRQPIAKFITISDEIRNDWNNIAAIYFDEEDKLNGMDPQNGFDPTQAKGNNKNILRLLDLRHKTYVPECDNMDNFTKALISTLGVASRQAAHMADNQEILVNEMDKRRQSVSGVSLDEEMANMVRFQHAYNASARILTAIDEMLEVLINRMGVVGR